ACAGCTAATCTGTCCCCGACAGAACTCTATAACCTGCTCGACAACCAGATCAAACCGATTCTTTCCAATGTAAAAGGCGTGGGCACGGTACGGTTGATCGGAGGAACGGAACGCGAAATTCAGGTCAGTCTTGACAATGATAAGCTCCACGCCTATAATTTTTCCCCTGCACAGGTCAGTCAGCTCATCGGTCAGGCAAACAGTTCTTATCCCGCCGGAAATGTTCAGACCAGTGGTACACGACTTTCGATTCAGTTTGACGCGAGGCTTTCCCGGGTGGAGGAGTTGCGAAACCTCATTCTCCGGGAGAATGCAGACGGGAGTAAGGTATTTCTCCGCGATGTGGCTTCCATTTCAGACGGCCAGCAGGAAATCACGGCCCTTAACCGGATCAATGGAAAAGCCGGGGTTGGGGTAGAGATTGTGAAACAGGCGGATGCCAATGCGGTGGAGGTCAGCCAGAAAGTAAAAGCGACGCTGGCCGATCTGAAAACGCAGTTTGCCGCTCAGGGGCTGAACTATGAGATTGCCATGGACCAGTCCACCTATACCCTTCAGTCTGCCAATGGCGTACTGGAGGATCTGACGCTTGCGGTGTTTATTGTGGCAGCGGTCATGCTCATGTTTTTGCATAGTCTGCGAAGCTCCACTTTTGTTCTTGTCGCATTGCCATCAGCGATGATCCCGACATTTATTCTGATGAATGTCTTTGGATTTTCGCTCAACCTGATGACCCTTATGGCGCTTTCGCTGGTTGTGGGGATTCTTGTGGATGACAGTATTGTGGTATTGGAAAATATCTACCGCCATCTGGAAATGGGCAAAGATAAACAAACGGCTGCATTGGAAGGGCGAAACGAAATTGGCTTTACCGCCGTAGCGATTACCCTGGTTGACGTTGTGGTTTTTGTTCCTTTGGCGTTGAGCACCGGTCTTATTGGAAATATTCTTCGGGAGTTTGCACTTGTCGTAGTTTTTTCCACCCTGATGAGTTTGTTGGTTGCATTTACGCTTACCCCGATGCTTGCCTCTCGCTGGGGACGGGTAGAACATCTTCGGCAAGATTCTCTCTGGGGGAAAATTAGTCTGGGATTCGAAAGATTGCTGGATACGATCAAAGAAGAGTATGGCAAAATTCTGCGTTGGAGCCTGGGGCATAAACGGTATATCCTGTTGGGAATCACGCTTCTGTTTATCGGAACATTTGCCCTCTTACCTGCCGGTTTTATCGGTACAGCCTTTGTAAGCAACAGTGATCGGGGGGAATTTAACATTCAACTGGAAGTGGCACCTCAGAGCAGCCTGTATGAAACCAACCAGGCTACCCTTCAGATCGAAAAAATACTGCTTGCACATCCTGAAGTAACTACTGTTTTTACAAGTGTAGGTACGCAGAGTGGGGTTATGGGCGGAAGTTCTTCTTCTGCCAACCTCGCAGAAATTTCTGTAAAAATGGTGGATAAGGAGACCCGGAAAATTTCGCAGGACGACTTTTCTGTCGTAGTTCGCGATGAAATCCTGAAAGTTCCCGGTGTGAAGGCGACCATTATCCCAACGAGTATTACGGGTTCCAGCCAGTCTCCGATCCAGATTGCTGTGAAAAGCGCGGATACAGACCAGCTTTGGCCCATCGCTCAGAAGGTAGCTGAAGCTGTCAGAAGTACTGCCGGTACAGATTATATTCAGTTTAGTACCAAAAGCCCCAGACCGCAGATTGAAATTCAGCTGGATCGCGAAAAAGTCGCCCGTCATGGCTTGAGTGTGCCCGAAGTGGGGGCGGCAGTACAGCTGGCTTTCCGGGGCAATGACCGTTCAAAGTTTCGGGAAGAAGGGGAGGAATATGCGATCAATATCGAACTGGATCCCAGCGATAAACAAGATATTGCCAGCGTGAGAAGCCTGGTTTTGCGAAATCAGCAGGGGGTTGTGGTTCGGCTGGATGAAATTGCCAATGTATATGAAACCGTGGGACAATCTGTGCTGGAGCGAACCGATCGCCTCAATTCGATCAAAATCACGGCCTCCGCTACGGGAAGACCTATGGGCGATATCAACAGTGAAATACAGGCTAAAATTGATCAGATCAACATGCCTGCAGGGGTTGGGGTCGAAATGCTGGGACAGGCTCAGCAGCAGAGCGATGCGTTTGGCAGTCTGGGTTTTGCCCTGTTATTGGCATTGGTGCTGGTATATCTGGTCATGGTCGCGTTGTATGAAAGTATGGTTTATCCATTTGTCGTGATGTTTTCCATTCCTGTTGCATTGATCGGAGCCTTGTTGGCGCTGGCTTTGTCGATGCAGGAGCTGACGATTTTTGCCATTATCGGACTGATTATGCTGATGGGGTTGGTGGCGAAAAATGGTATCCTGATTGTGGACTTTACCAATCACCTGAAAGCGCAGGGACTTTCCCTGGTAGAAGCGCTCGTTGAAGCGGGAAAAGAACGGTTGCGCCCGATTCTGATGACAACTTTTGCCATGATTGCGGGCATGTTGCCCATTGCCCTCGCCAATGGTGCGGGCGCGGAAGTGAAAAATGGTATGGCATGGGTAGTCATTGGCGGGCTTACCAGTTCGCTGCTGTTGACCTTGCTGTTGGTTCCGACTATGTATTATCTCATCGAAAAACTTCGCATCCGGGTCAACCGTTGGTTTGCGCCCCGGGAGAAAAAACAAACCCCCGAACTGGCAGAGGTTTAATTAAATAAAATGCCGATATCAGAATAAAACTGAGCCATCCCGAAATAAGGGGTGGCTCAGTTTTATTTATTATTTTACCAAAAGAATTCTTCCACCAGCTTTTCTCGAACCTTAGGTGACAAATCGGAAATCGCGGCAGTACTAAGCGTATACCGGTGTTTCCCGAGATTAAATTCGGATACTCTTCCCGACACCATCACAACTCCGGAAATGGTCATACCTATACCTAAGAGCATAAGTAATCCAATTGAAAATGTATCCTCTTCACCAGAGATAATTAAACTTATAACGTTATAAAAAGACACAAAAAGTCCTAGCCACATCCCATATACCATAAGGGATATCCCCGCAAGAATTAGCAGTGAACCGAGGATTTTTTGTGAATTCCTTTCGGGCGAATCAATTACCTTGATCTTGGCAATAGAGGTAATTGGCACATGGTTTCCCGCTACAACGATATAACCTTTCCCTATCGCCTCAATCTGGGCATTCGTGATTTCCTGTCCATCTTCCAGCGTTAAATTGACCCTGGCACCAGCTGATATATAGCTGAACCTGGTTGTCGTTTGCCAGCTGTTTTTTTTAACCGGCTTGAGATGGTTAATCGCCAGCACATAAGCAGTATCTGGTTCATATAGTTGTGATGCAAGGGAAAGGCCCGGTGCAGACAGCAGGGAGAAAATCACCCATGTGTGCAAGGCAATGTAAGTTTTTTTTGTTGTATTTTCCATAACTAACAAGTGTTAGTTAGGAAGGTACAAATGAAAAACTATGCAGGAAATGACTTTTGTCGGGTTGGGTTTCTATGTATAAAAAACGGGTGACTGAGGCTCCCGAAGCCACCATTAGATGCAGACTCATTATTCCAGAAAAGACTTTTTCTCCAGCTTTTTCCGAACCTTAGGTGACAAATCGGAAATCGCGGCAGTACCCAGCGTAAACCGGGGTTTCCGGAAATCAAACCGGGAGGTTTTCCAAAAGGGGGATATCCCGAATAGAAAAATGGCTAAGGGAATCAAGATTACTGCACCAAATAGTGCATCCGGTTCACTGCCTCCCTCGAAAAATAAATAAAACCCGACCCACACGATTCCCAGGATAATACCCAATAAAGCAACTATACCCCGGAACATTTTTGTGATTACTCGTCGTGGACTGTCTTTGACTTTAATAATTACAATTGATGCGATGGGAATAGATTCTCCTCCTGCTACAATAAATTCTTTTTCGATCTTAGTAATCCGGGCATTGGGGAATTTATCACCATTTTCCAATTCCATATTTACGGTTTCACCTGTTTTGATGTAGGTGGGTTCATTGGTTTTTATCCATGCTTTATTTTTTTCTTCTGTAGTAGCATTTACCATAACCTTATAATGGTCAATGATCAGCACATAAGCAGTATCCGGTTCATATAGTTGTGATGCAAGGGAAAGACCCGGTGCAGACAGCAGGGAGAAAATCATCCATGTGTGCAAGGCAATGTGAGTTTTTTTTGTTGTATTTTCCATAACTAACAACTGCTAGTTAGTAATGTAATAAATAAATATAGTGATGTAAATGACTCACTGATAAATTTGACCCGCTAACTCATAATGTATACTTTAGTCGGATTGCAGTAAAGCGGAATACATCAATATGCCCAAAACTCGGAAATTCGGAACATTTGGCGGCGTATTTACCCCATCGGTCCTCACCATACTCGGCGTGATCATGTATATGCGCATGGGGTGGGTTGTGGGTAATGCCGGACTCATCGGTTCCATTCTTATCATCGTGGTCGCACACGTCATTTCGGTGACTACCGGCTTGAGTATTTCTTCCATCGCAACCGACAGAAAAGTGGGTGCTGGGGGTGTTTACTATGTACTGTCCCGCAGTCTGGGCTTACCTATCGGCGGAGCCATTGGCATTACGCTCTGGATGGCTACTTCACTGAGTATCGCCCTGTATCTGGTCGGCTTTGCCGAAAGCATCAACGCATATTTTGGATTTACTACCTCCATCAACGGGCTTCGGATATCGGGAAGTATTGCGCTGGCGATTCTGGCTACAATTGCGATCATCAGTACCGCTGTGGCAATCAAGACGCAATATTTCATTATGGCGGCCATCGGGATCTCTCTGGCCTCTATTTTTGCCGGAACCAGGGAGTTTGCACCGGTGGATATCCCCAACTTTGGTCCCCCGGAAGGCATATCGATGATGGCGATTTTTGCCATTTTTTTTCCGGCAGTAACAGGCTTTACCGCGGGTATTGCCATGTCTGGAGACCTCAAAGATCCGAAGAAGTCAATACCCACAGGTACGATATTAGCCATTGCCGTAGGCTTTCTTATCTATATTTCACTCGCCGTATTCATGGCTTACACCATCGAGCCGGAGATACTCAGAAGTGATTATAATATCTTGATGAAGATGGCATTCTTTGCGCCCGCTGTGGTGGCTGGTATCTGGGGGGCAACGCTTTCTTCTGCCCTCGGCGGCATACTTGGTGGCCCCCGTATCCTTCAGGCCATGTCCATTGATCGCATTACCCCCAAAGTTTTCAGTAAGGGTGTAGGCAAAGACAACGAACCCCGCAATGCGCTGCTGGTAACGCTGGTAATTGCAGAATGTGGGGTACTGATCGGAGAGCTGGACATGATTGCGGAGGTATGCTCCATGTTTTATCTGGCTGCATATGGATTTATCAACCTTTCTTTCTTTCTGGAGAATTGGGCAAGTGCCGATTTTTCTCCTGGTTTTAAGGTAAAAGGCTGGATCGGACTGCTGGGCTTTGTTGCCACCTTCGGCGTGATGTTCCAATTGAATCCAGGCGCAATGTTTGCGGCAGTCATTGTGATCGGAGGCATTTACGCATACTTGCAGCGAAAACACCTGGCACTGAGCTCCGGGGATGTATGGACAAGTGTGTGGTCATCATTGGTGATGAAAGGATTGCAGAAAATGGATCAGTCGGTGGACACTTCCCGCAATTGGAAACCGAATATTCTGCTTTTTTCAGGTGGCACAGATGACCGGCCTCACCTGATTCAGATTGCCAAAGCCATTGCAGGCAAAGTCGGCATGGTCTCCAATTTCGATTTGGTGGAGAACCCCGAAGCTGAAGTTCTTTTTCCCAAACATAAACAATCGGTACACGACCCCATCCTTCATGAGTACGGAATCTTTGGCCGCAAGCAGGAAGTCCAGAATGTGTACAAAGGAATCGAAACGATCGCCAGCACCTACGGATTTTCAGGGGTAGAACCCAATACCGTGCTGCTCGGCTGGGCCAGAAACACCACCGATCAGGTCTGGTTTGCAGAGATGACAAAAAAACTGATTGCCCTCGATTACAATGTACTCTATCTTGATTACGACAGGAACCGGAAATTTGGAAAATATCAGCGCATCGATGTCTGGTGGCACAACCTGAAGAATAATGCTGAACTTACCCTCAATCTGGTGAAATTTATCTCGCGATCTCCCGACTGGTACAAAGCTGCCATTAGGGTAATATTGATCAATGATACCAGTAAAGAAGGTTTTGAGCGGAGAATTCATAAGATGCTCGATACGTATCGGATCGAAGCTACAGTAAAGGTGATCAACAATCACCTGATGCAAAAACCTTCTTATGAATTAATGAAGGTCGAAAGCAAAGACGCTGACCTGATTCTTGCAGGAATTCCGGATATACCCGAAGGGCAGGAGCGCGATTTTGTAGAGAAAACAACCGAGATGTTCAAATCCATCGGCACCACGCTCCTCGTGAAAACCAGTTCGACCCTCGGCGAAGATGTCGGTTTTCACAAAGTAGATACTACCGGAGAAATCGACTTCACAAACGAGCTGATCGCCGGCAGCATCATTTCTATTCCAACTTTTTCCGACCAGAAAACACAATCCACGTTTTCCGCTCTTACAGATGAGATGGAACGAATGACCACAGAAATACTGGATGATGAACTGGCTTCATTTGAAAATGTGTACCTCGGATTTGTGAAAGACTGTCGGAAAATGGCCTTTTATCAAATCGATAAGAAGGAAAATCAGGAAGGGGAAACGGTGGCGCCGGTTAAATTGCTGGAAGAATATGAGGCCCGCTCGGATGTCTTTATTCAGGATGATATTCCTTATCTGCAGGAACGGATGAGTTCTTTACGGGACAAGTTGCTCGACTTGTCAGAGCAAATTCCCCTGCAAATAAATAAGCGAATCAGGGTTGAAGGCAGAAAACGCCCATTTAAAAAGATTGTTCGTAAGTTTTTCAGACAACAATATCTGGATGCAGTGAAGCAGATTCAATTGCAAATCGGACTTACTACGGTTATCCTGAATGAAAAGCTGAAAGATGGACTGATCGAAAGCGAACGCGCATTCTCCGGAGATTTTCAGGACAAAAACCAACATTTTGAATTAGTAAGGCAAACCTTTGATGATCTTTCCATGGCGATCCAACAGAATTGCCATACACTGAGAAGCTCAATTAAAAACATTGGAAGAGAATTGATGTCGGAAGTTTCGCTGATTCTGGAAGATAAAGTATCCAATTCAAAAACGGTCAGGCCCTATTCGAAGGCAGAGCTAAAAATCTTGCTGGATGAGATCGTGGATTATCCGCAGCACTGGCATCGCAATAGCGATCTGTTGACAGCTAAACTCGCGACTGATATTAAGCTACACCGCATTCAACTCATTATCGAACAGATCGGAAAACAGCTGGAAGAGGAGGTGAACACTTCGATGTTTGCGGTGACCCGGCAAAGATTGCTTGAGGTGGAAGTCTGGCTTGGGCGTCTTGAACTTACTACCTCCTTTGATCCGACAACTGTGCCCGAAGTCGATCATAGTCTCACGCATGACAATATCCGTGTTCAGGGGCTTTTGTCATGGGCCGAAGTAGCGGGACAGGAGTTGCCCGAGCAACTGGAACTTATGCACCCCGAGAGTTTAAACAACTTTGCCTTCCATCAGGGAGAAGAAGTAGAGTCGATCACTATTGATTCGCTCACCAGCTATGGCCATCTGCTCACCGATGTATTGGCTCGACCGGTGCAAAAACACCTTTCTGCCGCTTATCAGCGGAGCATGGAAGTGCTCAGCAAGGTGCAGTATGATGTGAACCAGATCACCCAGAAAATGACCCTGCAGAAAGATGCGCCAGAACCTGCCCAGATCAGAAGCATGTCGGTCAGGGCCCGTGAAAATCTGGTTTTACTGCGCGCATCGTATCAATCGCAGGAAATTCAATTAAGGCAAATGCTCGACGATCTGATCCACACGGCAACCAGTGCTATGAATACTTCTTCCCTGCTTGACCATGCCGTAAGGGTGATTCCTATGTCCGGAATAAATGGCTCCAAAAAAGGCGTAAAAAACTGGATTAGCAGTACTTCAGAAAAAGCAAGTTCACTCATCGATCGCTATGCAGGTCTGCTATCTGGTGCAGAGGAGAATCATCCCTTAACCGGAATAAAATCAGCCCATCAAAAAGAACTGACGGATGTCCATCAGGAACTTCGGCAATACACGGATGAACTTCGCATCTCCAGCGAAGTCAGCGATCGAATTCCATTCTATTACAAACAATTATTTATCGGCCGGAGGGCTCCCAGTATTGACAGCATCCGACACCGTGAACGTGAGTTGGCGCTTGCCTTGCGGATATTGGAGCCGGGCAGTGGCGAAAGATCTTGTCTGGTTGTTCTCGGCGCCCCGTTGTCCGGGAAGAGTTTTTTTGCAGAATCAGTGGCCAAAGAAGTCAGTACTGCAAAAGTGATCAGGGTTCAGGCTCCGGTTGGTGGCAGTACTTCAATCGATGATTTGAAACGAACCCTCCAAAAGCAGACGGGTATGACCCTTGGAGAAGGTGCTGTCATTCATGAAGCAACAGAAGGCGTCGTTTTTTTATTCGAAGATATTGAGCTTTGGTGGGATAGGGCAGATCCCCATAATCTGGCACTGAAACACATCATTAACCTGGTCAATGATGAGCATGCGACAGGAAAATTTATTCTGACCTGCAACCATTACGCTTTCCATATTATGGAAGGTCAGGGGCTTTTGGTTGACCTGATGGCTCCACGCGTCTCCATGCACAACTTTGACCGGAACGCGTTGAAAGACATTCTGCTTGAAAGACATACGGCCGGTGGATTGCAACTCGTGCTCAATGGAAAAGAAGAAAAGGAGTTCTCTAAGAAAGAGATGCGGAAGCTTGCAGATCGATATCACAAAAGTTCCCACGGAGTAATTGGCGTGGCTTTGCATCAGTGGCTCAACAATATTAAAGCCTGTACCGAGGAATATGTAGAAATCGCGCTTCCCGCGATCTCTGGCCTGCCGGATTTCCCTGATAAAGAGTGGTTGGTGGTCATTTCGCAGTTCATTATTCACAAACATCTCGATGCTCAGCGAATCCAAAAATTGTTTGGCTATCAGGAAAAAGAAAGGGCTGATCGTTTTATTCGCCAATTGCTGGCTGATGGCGTGCTGGAAGATGTGATGGGAAGTACCTACCGGCTAAACCCATTGGTGCAAACCGATTTCATAGAACAAGCGGAGCAGTTTGGATTAATTTGAAAGAGAAACTGATGCAGAAAAATGGTAAAAACAGAAAGAAATGGATGAACTTTTAAACCAAGAGATTTCCGGCACGGGCAATGTGATATGGACGCTGTTAGCAGGGTTGCTGATCGCATTTGTGTACACCCTTGTGAAGAAGATTGTCATGCCCTCGATGGGAAAAGGAACCAGCGGAAAACGGTGGCTGGACCGGCTGGCGCTGACCGAAAGAATCTACTGGCCAACGCTTGCCCTGGTGGTTTTGATGAGCCTGTTGGCGAGTCGCCCACTTGCGGGAACGGTTGTCTCCATTGTCCTCTTTGCAGTTTTGTTTTATCCCTTCCGCAATTTCATCCTCGGGCTTATTTACTGGTTTGGGAATACCTATTCCATCGGACAGCGTATCACCTATGAATCAAAACCAGGGTCAATCCGTTCATTTAATACACTGAGTCTGGAACTCGAACTGGAGGACGGTTCGATGTTGGATATTCCCTATGTACGGTTTGCCGAAGCCACCATCGTACGCAGCAGTCCGCGGTCAGGCGTGCTCAGGCATGGGATCGATCTCAGAATACAGAAACCCTGTGACATTGAACTGGAAAAACAGAATATACGTAGCCATTTGCTGGCGATGCCGTATGTCTTACCTGACGAGAAGATCGTATTTGAGCAACTGACTGATGAAACCGATCATTACTCAGTGAAAGTGATGGTCAAGGGAATAGATAAGATTCAGTTATTTATTGTGGAAAGTCGGTTAAAGGCGCTTTACGCAGATGAGAACTTGAGCAGGAAAATATAGAAATGGCTTTTGGGGAAAATGGGCGTCTGTCCGTTTACAAAATTGTGTATCTTTTCTCCCTCAAAAGAAAGCTATATGAAAACTACCAACTTCCTTCTCCTCCTTTTGCTGGGCATTTTCCCTTTTGCGGGCATTTTTTCCCAAAAAGATCAGCCGAAACAGGAAAGTAATCTCCGTGCCGGCATAGCAAAAATTAATATTACCCCTGCTGTACCCATTCTCATGAGCGGGTATGGAAACCGCGTAGAACCATTTAAAGGGGTTCACGATTCTATTTTCGCAACGGCCATGGTATTTGATGACGGTACACATCGGGCTGCCATGATCACTGCGGATCTCATCGGATTTTCCCATGATTTTAGTTCGGAGGTGGCAAAACGCATCGAAAAAGCCACGGGAATCTCCCCCGAATATATCATGCTCGTCGCCACCCACAACCACGGAGGCCCTGCCAACCGCACTTACGGCGATGGTGCCGCACCTGAAACGGAAGCCTATATCAATGCTCTGAAAGACAAACTGGTAGCCGTCGTTCAAACAGCGGCGAGCCGCCGTCAGCCCGTAAGGATGGGTGCGGGGACAGGCAGTTGCACAATGAATATCAACCGCCGGGCACGACTGGCAGACGGCAGTATATGGCTGGGCCGTAATCCCGACGGCCCCTGCGACCACACGGTATCGGTTGTCCGCATCGACGATATGAACCGCAACCCATTGGCAATATTTGTCAACTGGCCCTGCCACGGTACTGTCAGCGGACAGGACAATTACCAGATTACCGGAGACTGGCCGGGCGCTGCTGCCCGTTTTGTCGAAAAGGCCTTTGACGGAAAGGTGATCGTTCCGGTTACCGCGGGTGCTTCTGGCGATATCAATCCGATTTACGGTCCCGGCAACGATTTTCGCGACATCGACGCGATCGGGATGCTGGTCGGCGAGGAAGTAGAACGCGTCGCGAGATCCATCGAGACCTTCCCCAATGGAAAAATAGAAGCCATTCAGAAAACCGCCTTTGCCCAGGGAAAAAAACCACTGGAAACCCGCGCACCCAACCAAAAACCAGAGTCAGGCCCTGACGTGGAACTACGCTTTTCCACATTAAAAATCGGCAAGATCGTATTTGCCGGCATCTCAGGAGAACTTATGACCGAGATAGGCATGCGCGTCAAAGCCGATTCACCCTATGCCAACACCATCGTCATTACCCATTGCAACGGGAGCAGCGGCTATCTCTGTACCGATGCCGCCTACCCCAAAGGCGGGTATGAAGTCATGGTCACCCGCTGTATGCCCGGCACCGAAGCCCTGATCACGACGACCATGAGGGAGATGGTTCATGCTTTGGAGTGAGGGGGAGCTATTATACTAAATAGAAATGAAATGCGAGATTTTCCCTATCTTCCCATCATGTCTGTTTCCCAACCTGCCACACTATCCATCCACACCGAAACCTTGCCCGGCGGGCAATCCTTCAATATGGTCAAAGTTGAAGGTGGGAGATTTTTGCTGGATGACAAAATCGAAACCCAGATTAGTACTTTTTATATGGGGCAGTACCCTGTAACGCAGGTTTTGTGGGAGGCTGTGATGGGGGAAAATCCTTCAAGTTTTAAGGGCCGTTACCTGCCGGTAGAATATGTGTCATGGATTGATTGTCATTCATTTTTGAAAAAGCTCAACCGACACCTGGGTTTGTCGGGCAACAGCGCCTATCGCTTGCCGACAGAGGCAGAGTGGGAATATGCCGCAGGTGGGGGGATCTACCGATCTGGGAATGAATATGCAGGAAGTTCCAGACTTGAAAGTGTCGGCTGGTACAGAGAAAATAGTCATCGTGAAACCCAGCCCGGCGGTTTACTCGCCCCCAATGAACTGGGAATTTTTGATATGAGTGGAAATATCTGGGAATGGTGTGCCGATTGGTATGGCAAATATACTACCCCCCCTTTGAATGACCCCAAAGGCCCTGAAAATGGCCGTGTCCGTGTGCTCCGCGGGGGTAGCTGGAGCAGCAACGAGTCCGACTGCCGCGTTGCCTTTCGCGACTTCTACCTCCCGGACAGCCGCAGCAGCATTATTGGCTTTCGCCTCTCCAGGACGGGTTTGTAGGGAGGGTTTTACCTTTTTGGTTTTTTACCTTTCCCGAAGGGATTTACCTTTTGCAAGGGCCGCATTCAAAATCACGCTTTATAAAAACGTCCCGGAACGGGACAGAAAGAAGTTGACGCGCAGGAAAAATCTGCGATTTGAGGTTTGAGAAGGTCCCTCCTCGCTATCGCTCGTTCGGGATGACTTTGCGATTTATAATGAGATGTGCTTCTCCGGCTGGAGAAGCAGGGCTGCGCGCTTCGGCGCATAATGAGAAGGAAATTAATAGGGGGCGCCGGAAGGCTACAAACATTTGACCTCTCCGAGGTCTTTGCTGATAGCAAAACCCGGCGAAAACTAGCAAAAACACCCTTTTCCGTTTTTCCCGGCTTCGCCAATCAAATGCACCTGAGGCATCTGCCAGGCAGAAGGGTATAGACCACGAAGGTCGGCTAGACTTTTGTCCCTTGCGCCTATATGCCGATGTCCTTTACAATTTCATGCTTTCATCTATTTCCCCAATAAGTTTTTATTCTCTAACAAAATAACCCCAACTTTTTTTATCAATAATGCCGGGAAATGGTTATTTTTTGTCGCTTCGTCGTAATATAGCCTTATGTCTGAATCTGAGATCCTCCAAAAATTGAAAACCTGCCTCAACCAGGTGCCTGTACCTTCCAAAGAAACGCATCTGCCGATTGATCTGCATTTGCAGCGGTTTATGGTTCCTGCCCGCGATAGCCGCCCGGTATATCATATCGAAGCGGGCGAACTGGTCGCGCTGAATCTCTCCGGAATGGGGCTGGATGACAATATTTTTCGCTCACTGCAGGATTTTCCGCACCTGCGGGCGCTCAATCTTATGGGCAATTCTCTCCTAAAGATTGATTTCCCC
The DNA window shown above is from Bacteroidia bacterium and carries:
- a CDS encoding efflux RND transporter permease subunit, with the protein product MSLTEISIKRPLLITVVFVVLVLFGFISYSNLNYNLLPKFEANVLSISTIYPGASPREVETNITKPVEDAVSAIEGIDKITSTSQEGFSLVLITLKPGISTITAQRDAERKIGQITSLLPQDIDDPVVNRFNTEELPVLRISATANLSPTELYNLLDNQIKPILSNVKGVGTVRLIGGTEREIQVSLDNDKLHAYNFSPAQVSQLIGQANSSYPAGNVQTSGTRLSIQFDARLSRVEELRNLILRENADGSKVFLRDVASISDGQQEITALNRINGKAGVGVEIVKQADANAVEVSQKVKATLADLKTQFAAQGLNYEIAMDQSTYTLQSANGVLEDLTLAVFIVAAVMLMFLHSLRSSTFVLVALPSAMIPTFILMNVFGFSLNLMTLMALSLVVGILVDDSIVVLENIYRHLEMGKDKQTAALEGRNEIGFTAVAITLVDVVVFVPLALSTGLIGNILREFALVVVFSTLMSLLVAFTLTPMLASRWGRVEHLRQDSLWGKISLGFERLLDTIKEEYGKILRWSLGHKRYILLGITLLFIGTFALLPAGFIGTAFVSNSDRGEFNIQLEVAPQSSLYETNQATLQIEKILLAHPEVTTVFTSVGTQSGVMGGSSSSANLAEISVKMVDKETRKISQDDFSVVVRDEILKVPGVKATIIPTSITGSSQSPIQIAVKSADTDQLWPIAQKVAEAVRSTAGTDYIQFSTKSPRPQIEIQLDREKVARHGLSVPEVGAAVQLAFRGNDRSKFREEGEEYAINIELDPSDKQDIASVRSLVLRNQQGVVVRLDEIANVYETVGQSVLERTDRLNSIKITASATGRPMGDINSEIQAKIDQINMPAGVGVEMLGQAQQQSDAFGSLGFALLLALVLVYLVMVALYESMVYPFVVMFSIPVALIGALLALALSMQELTIFAIIGLIMLMGLVAKNGILIVDFTNHLKAQGLSLVEALVEAGKERLRPILMTTFAMIAGMLPIALANGAGAEVKNGMAWVVIGGLTSSLLLTLLLVPTMYYLIEKLRIRVNRWFAPREKKQTPELAEV
- a CDS encoding amino acid permease, which produces MPKTRKFGTFGGVFTPSVLTILGVIMYMRMGWVVGNAGLIGSILIIVVAHVISVTTGLSISSIATDRKVGAGGVYYVLSRSLGLPIGGAIGITLWMATSLSIALYLVGFAESINAYFGFTTSINGLRISGSIALAILATIAIISTAVAIKTQYFIMAAIGISLASIFAGTREFAPVDIPNFGPPEGISMMAIFAIFFPAVTGFTAGIAMSGDLKDPKKSIPTGTILAIAVGFLIYISLAVFMAYTIEPEILRSDYNILMKMAFFAPAVVAGIWGATLSSALGGILGGPRILQAMSIDRITPKVFSKGVGKDNEPRNALLVTLVIAECGVLIGELDMIAEVCSMFYLAAYGFINLSFFLENWASADFSPGFKVKGWIGLLGFVATFGVMFQLNPGAMFAAVIVIGGIYAYLQRKHLALSSGDVWTSVWSSLVMKGLQKMDQSVDTSRNWKPNILLFSGGTDDRPHLIQIAKAIAGKVGMVSNFDLVENPEAEVLFPKHKQSVHDPILHEYGIFGRKQEVQNVYKGIETIASTYGFSGVEPNTVLLGWARNTTDQVWFAEMTKKLIALDYNVLYLDYDRNRKFGKYQRIDVWWHNLKNNAELTLNLVKFISRSPDWYKAAIRVILINDTSKEGFERRIHKMLDTYRIEATVKVINNHLMQKPSYELMKVESKDADLILAGIPDIPEGQERDFVEKTTEMFKSIGTTLLVKTSSTLGEDVGFHKVDTTGEIDFTNELIAGSIISIPTFSDQKTQSTFSALTDEMERMTTEILDDELASFENVYLGFVKDCRKMAFYQIDKKENQEGETVAPVKLLEEYEARSDVFIQDDIPYLQERMSSLRDKLLDLSEQIPLQINKRIRVEGRKRPFKKIVRKFFRQQYLDAVKQIQLQIGLTTVILNEKLKDGLIESERAFSGDFQDKNQHFELVRQTFDDLSMAIQQNCHTLRSSIKNIGRELMSEVSLILEDKVSNSKTVRPYSKAELKILLDEIVDYPQHWHRNSDLLTAKLATDIKLHRIQLIIEQIGKQLEEEVNTSMFAVTRQRLLEVEVWLGRLELTTSFDPTTVPEVDHSLTHDNIRVQGLLSWAEVAGQELPEQLELMHPESLNNFAFHQGEEVESITIDSLTSYGHLLTDVLARPVQKHLSAAYQRSMEVLSKVQYDVNQITQKMTLQKDAPEPAQIRSMSVRARENLVLLRASYQSQEIQLRQMLDDLIHTATSAMNTSSLLDHAVRVIPMSGINGSKKGVKNWISSTSEKASSLIDRYAGLLSGAEENHPLTGIKSAHQKELTDVHQELRQYTDELRISSEVSDRIPFYYKQLFIGRRAPSIDSIRHRERELALALRILEPGSGERSCLVVLGAPLSGKSFFAESVAKEVSTAKVIRVQAPVGGSTSIDDLKRTLQKQTGMTLGEGAVIHEATEGVVFLFEDIELWWDRADPHNLALKHIINLVNDEHATGKFILTCNHYAFHIMEGQGLLVDLMAPRVSMHNFDRNALKDILLERHTAGGLQLVLNGKEEKEFSKKEMRKLADRYHKSSHGVIGVALHQWLNNIKACTEEYVEIALPAISGLPDFPDKEWLVVISQFIIHKHLDAQRIQKLFGYQEKERADRFIRQLLADGVLEDVMGSTYRLNPLVQTDFIEQAEQFGLI
- a CDS encoding mechanosensitive ion channel; amino-acid sequence: MDELLNQEISGTGNVIWTLLAGLLIAFVYTLVKKIVMPSMGKGTSGKRWLDRLALTERIYWPTLALVVLMSLLASRPLAGTVVSIVLFAVLFYPFRNFILGLIYWFGNTYSIGQRITYESKPGSIRSFNTLSLELELEDGSMLDIPYVRFAEATIVRSSPRSGVLRHGIDLRIQKPCDIELEKQNIRSHLLAMPYVLPDEKIVFEQLTDETDHYSVKVMVKGIDKIQLFIVESRLKALYADENLSRKI